In the Pungitius pungitius chromosome 5, fPunPun2.1, whole genome shotgun sequence genome, one interval contains:
- the tctn2 gene encoding tectonic-2 — MANTLGLFLSRVFVPRHVSCVMLFISLAHTQNLAVFQPSRLTATGPEVRALLLGHTADTSLTLRPVFPSNTTGLIGSPSCINSVTQWEVTTEQAGKNAVWVQLRLGKNLRLCSKNETDTDCCPKLLCVLETLQVSACVGGTPRASLLIQAKIHALLVPANAGSDNKTILPNQVYQPLGSCPCDLTFRACDVRCCCDKDCSIEEVKLFAAHCLPGPFGGQAPATPGYQCSEQSSAISPDWFPFLCVNSPPENNPYLGLFYQGDTITSEPGPSFQSPVWSAPLPVRAYIQGSAILSLNDQHFTIPQKGLGQCVNNAPVAFLENFNVNCVTILRSCPAGLPLQTRPTDLSITLKDGKGGYVAVDVIDEVAIDMSLFISNTLDDGLLCENVTLALDYTFYWKGNGITSVTLTRTVGTITLNTSLALTTRYSAVFLNGGLMSEPNSGNPGYQVGRPVIAGTLDTWDNNTGSVQRTSLNVWKPVSDGLCSTTGMKPVLFGENSTSGCLLPVSRQNLTQCDLLRDAVTSLQAALITATYVAKSGNPDPLIMTDWVNISFVTLNSSTTMNDTPSSCSGVPSHQHIHVLSLITGMVEGRPQRDIRAVLVSYTLSPWALDCGGGDVSPCMDPLETKLFPITSSVTFTDIPINTGPPKTRFQVNFTEYDCNRNDVCWPELGFPMTKYYTGEPYSQSLAKGLILVFFFIIASILGTPWRLIRQAWT, encoded by the exons ATGGCTAACACGCTTGGTCTATTTCTTTCCCGTGTATTCGTTCCACGCCATGTCTCCTGTGTTATGCTCTTCATCTCCTTGGCCCACACTCAGAACCTTGCCG tatTCCAGCCGTCACGCCTGACTGCGACCGGCCCCGAGGTCCGTGCGCTTCTGCTGGGACACACGGCCGACACGTCGCTGACCCTGAGGCCGGTCTTTCCGTCCAACACCACAG GACTCATTGGCTCTCCATCATGTATAAATAGTGTAACACAGTGGGAGGTCACAACGGAGCAGGCAGGAAAG AATGCAGTTTGGGTTCAGCTGAGACTGGGAAAAAATCTGCGCTTGTGTAGTAAGAATGAGACCGACACGGACTGCTGTCCAAAGCTGCTGTGCGTCCTGGAGACTCTTCAGGTGTCGGCCTGTGTGGGCGGCACGCCTCGGGCATCGCTGCTGATCCAGGCCAAGATACACGCCCTGTTGGTTCCTGCCAATGCTGGATCTG ATAATAAAACAATCCTTCCAAACCAAGTCTACCAGCCCCTGGGCTCTTGTCCCTGTGACCTCACATTCAGAGCTTGTGATGTACGCTGCTGCTGTGACAAG GACTGTTCCATTGAAGAGGTGAAGCTGTTTGCTGCACACTGCCTCCCCGGGCCCTTTGGTGGACAGGCCCCTGCTACCCCTGGTTATCAGTGCTCTGAGCAGTCCTCTGCAATCTCCCCAGATTGGTTTCcatttttatgtgtcaattctCCACCTGAAAACAACCCTTACCTCGGGCTCTTTTACCAGGGAGACACAAT CACATCAGAACCTGGCCCCTCCTTCCAAAGCCCTGTTTGGTCAGCTCCACTGCCAGTTCGTGCTTATATTCAAGGAAGTGCCATTTTATCATTAAATGACCAGCACTTCACTATTCCACAG AAGGGGCTTGGACAGTGTGTAAACAATGCTCCTGTAGCATTTCTGGAAAATTTCAACGTGAATTGTGTAACTATTCTACGCTCCTGTCCAGCTGGACTTCCCTTACAGACACGACCAACCGATTTGAGTATTACATTGAAGGATGGGAAAGGGG GCTATGTTGCAGTGGATGTAATTGATGAAGTCGCCATTGACATGAGTCTGTTTATTTCAAACACTTTGG ATGACGGGCTGCTATGTGAGAACGTGACCTTAGCGCTGGATTACACATTCTACTGGAAAGGAAATGGCATCACAAGTGTTACACTGACTCGCACTGTTGGGACGATCACTTTAAATACAAGTC TGGCGTTAACTACAAGGTATTCCGCTGTGTTTCTAAATGGAGGATTAATGAGTGAACCCAACTCAGGAAACCCAG GTTATCAGGTGGGAAGACCTGTCATTGCTGGAACTCTCGACACTTGGGACAATAATACAGGCTCAGTGCAGAGGACATCACTGAACGTTTGGAAACCAG TGAGTGATGGACTTTGTTCCACTACCGGGATGAAACCAGTTCTGTTTGGGGAGAATTCCACATCAGGATGTCTGCTGCCTGTCAGCCGACAGAACCTGACCCAGTGTGATCTCCTCAG GGATGCTGTTACTTCTCTCCAAGCTGCTTTGATTACAGCCACCTATGTGGCAAAGAGTGGAAATCCAGATCCTCTAATAATGACAGACTGGGTGAACATAAGCT TTGTGACACTGAACTCAAGCACAACCATGAATGACACCCCAAGTTCATGCAGTGGGGTTCCATCCCACCAGCATATCCATGTATTGAGTCTTATCACTGGCATGGTAGAAGGCAGACCTCAAAGGGATATCCGTGCGGTGCTAGTCAG CTACACTCTCTCCCCTTGGGCCCTGGATTGTGGAGGAGGGGATGTCTCTCCATGTATGGACCCATTGGAGACCAAGTTGTTCCCCATCACCTCCTCAGTCACTTTTACTGACATTCCCATCAACACAGGACCACCAAAAACCAG GTTTCAGGTCAACTTTACAGAGTATGACTGCAACAGAAATGATGTGTGTTGGCCTGAGCTTGGCTTTCCCATGACAAAGTATTACACAG GTGAACCATATTCTCAGTCATTGGCTAAGGGCCTCATCTTagttttcttcttcatcattgCCTCGATTCTTGGGACCCCCTGGAGACTGATCCGACAGGCATGGACTTAA